GCGCGCGCGACCTCATGGAGCTCCCCATCTACCTCTCCCCAGACCTGAGCTGGCATGTTTTCCGAATTCGCTCGGGGGCTCTCACCAGACATATCCTCCACGAAGATGGCTCGCTCTCACCGGCGGGCAGGTGGCGCCTTGAGGATGTTCCTCTTCTCGAGCTCGACGCGGCTGGTAAAGAGGAGCTCAGGAGGTATCTCCACCTCTTAAACCGTCGGGACTCAACTCTTGCGGCGGCCGCGCACGTCACGGCCTCTGGGGGGTTCGGGGAGGAGCTTGAGGAGGTCTACTACGACACCTTGCGCGACTGCGCGCTGGACCTCTGGTGGAGGTCCAGCCTTCTGGCCCGGATCAACGGCGCGAATACAATCGGAGGGGCGGAGTTGCGCGAGGGCGTGGTCTTCTGCGATGCGGACTTCCTCGATATGTCCGGCATCGGCGGGATGCTATGACTATGATGCGCACCGGGGCCACCTCCCCCGGGTCGCGGACCCTATCCCGCCCAGCTCCGCCTCCAAGAATCATGAGTGCGCTCCTGATTCTTACGTCGTCCATCGTTGGCTCCGCGGTCTATTCTGGGTTCGAGCTCTTCTTCAGCGCGATCGGGGTGAGGAAGGGGTCCCATGAGCTCGCGGTCTTCCTCGGCTTCTTCGTCGCTCCCCTCGGAGCGCTCCTCCTGTGGGGCCGGAGGCCGGAACTCGGCCGCCTTGACCGAGGGTTCTGGGCCGGCGCGGCCGCCTACCAGCTTTTCCTCCCTCCCATTATCCTCGTCATTCCCTCGAACCGCGCCTATTTCGAGGCCTACAGGATGGGCGCGGGCGAAGCCGGTCTCTGGGCACTGCTCACCCTCCTGCAGGTCTCGTCCGTGGACTTCTTCACCAGACGCGTGGTCCAGCTCGAGGTCGAGAGGGCGTGGGGCCCGGGCCAGGGTCTGCTGGCTGGGTTTATCGCGTGGTGCGCCGGCCATGTGCTCGAGTACGGTTGGCTCCGGGGGCTGATGGGCCCGCCGGGGACGCTACTCTATATCGGGCTCGCCGGGGTCCTGACGGGCATTGTATATTGGAGGACGAAGAATGCTCTAGGGCTGATGGCCGGGCATTTCATCCTCAATCTTCTCGCCGCCGTTGCCGCTGTGGCATTGCTCGGTTCTGGCTGATTCTATCAGCGAGCCAGTCCGTGCATGTCCACAGGCCCTCCCCAAGCCGCTATTTTTTTATCCTCCCCTCCCCTTGTGTGCTCCCCGTGATGCTGCTCGCGCTCCTCTCCGGCGGAATCGACTCCCCAGTGGCAGCGCACATGATGCTCTCTCGGGGCGCGGACCTGACAGCCGTCCACTTCGACAACCGGCCCTATGGCGGGCTGGAGCACCAGCTCACCAAAGTGAGGGAGATGGCCCGGAGGCTTGCGGAGCTTCACGGGCGCGCGGTCCCCGTCATCGTCGCACCCCACGGCGCGAATCACGCTATCTTCCTGGATAGATGCCGGCCGGGTCTTCATTGCGTCCTCTGCCGCAGAATGATGCTGCGCGTTGCAGGGGCGCTCGGGCTCAGGGAGGGCGCGGCCGCGCTGGTCACGGGAGAGTCTCTCGGGCAGGTAGCCTCCCAGACTCTCCAGAACCTAGCCACCGAGCTTACCGCCTCTCCCCTACCGGTCCTCCGTCCCTTGATAGGTCTCGACAAGCAGGAGATCGTTGACATTGCGCGGAGAATCGGCACCTACGAAATATCGATTCAACCGGGCTCCTGCTGCACGGCGGTCCCGGCGAGGCCCTCGGTGGCCGCCTCTGCCCGTGAGGTGGAGGAGGAGGAGGGGAAGCTGGACATTGAGGCGATGGTGAGGGCCTGCATTGAGGGGGCGAAGAAGCTCTGAGCTGTGTAGCGAGAGCTGACTGCCCGACGGCCAAGCGGCCATAGGCAAGGTTTCTCGAGCGGCCGGCTCTCCTTCTCACTCCTCCTCTCCCCGGGTGGTCCAGCGCTCCCCAATTTTCTCCTCTTTTCTACGGCTCCGGAGAGCGACGAAACCTCCGGCGGCCAATCCAGCGGCAACGATACCAACAACCACTGCGGTGGTCAGCTCACCCCGGCCCGGTTCGGCGCCCGGGTTCTCAACCTTGAGGAAGAGCGTCAGCTCGGGCGAGTGGTCCGTCCCGTCGAATGCCCGGACGGTAATCCTGTGCCACCCGTTCTTCAGGCTGGTTGTGTCCCAGATGTACTCCCAGGAAGCAGTGCCCGTGGCGGGTCTCCAGGGACCGTCGTCAATCCTGAGCTCGACTAGCTGAATTGAGGAGCCGAGGCGGGAGGCGGTTCCCGCGATAGTGATTCTCCCCCTGACGGTGGTGGCGTTTAGGGGGAAGTCCACCGACACCGAGAATCCCCATTCCGGGTTGTGGACGGTGAAGTTTAGCGATGCGGTTTCCGAAAAGACCTCCCCGTCCGAGGCGCGGGCCTCGAGAATGTGAGGGCCGTTGCGGAGCGCTCTTGTGCTCACCGTGTGGCTCCAAACCACGCCCGCGGCCGTCGACCCCTGCGCGACGGAAGCCTCCTGCCACTCGCCCTCGTCGAGCCTGACCTGGACAGAGACCGCCGCGCCTTCGGGGTCCCTTGCCGTCCCTGAAAACTCCACCTCGCCCCTCAGGACACTGCCCTCCGCCGGGAAGTCAATGCTTACGCCCGGGGGCTCGTTCGCCCTGACGACGGTGATTTCCACGGAGGCCGAGGCGTTCCCGCCCCTGGAGTCGTCCACCCAGACGGTGATTCGGTGGCTCCCCTCGGCTAGGGAGCGGCTGAAGCGCGCCGAGGAGCTGAGGTGGCCGCTCAGGCTCGAGACCCAATAGAATGATAGCTCGTCACCGTCCTCGTCGTAGCTCGAGGAGGCGTCGAAGCGCACGCTCTCTCGTGTGGTGAATGTGGAGCCGTTCTGGGGCTGGGTGATGCGCGCCACCGGGGGTCTGTTGAAGGGCACGATTGTGATATTGACGGTCGCGGATACATTGTAGTCGGGGCCGTCGCTCAGCCACAGGGTCACCCGGTGCTCCCCGACGCTGAGCCTAGCGTAGAAGGCGGGCTCCGCGCCGAGGAATCCGTCCCTGCTCGAGACCCAGTAGAACATCAGCGGGTCGCCGTCGGGGTCGTGGCTCCTCGAGCCGTCGAAGAGAATCTCATCGGTGTCGTTGTGGAGCGACCCATCGGCGGGGGAGTCGATGATGGGGACAGGCGCCCGGTTGGGCGCTAACACCGTTATCGGCACCGAGGCGCTCCCGGAGCGCCCCTTCGTGTCATTCGCGAAGAGGGTGACGAGGTGCCTGCCGGGCTGGAGCACCGCCCTCAGCCTCGGGCCGGAGCCCACCGCGCCCGAAATATTGGAGACCCACTCGAAGCGCAGGGTCTCGCCGAAGGAGGGTGTGCTGTTGGCGCCGTCGAAATATACGGAGGCGCCGGGCTCGAAGACGCTGTGCGCCTTCGGGGAGGATATGACGGCCTTCGGCACCGTCCTGCGCGCGATGGTGTACCTGGCCACAGCACCTGACTGGCCCACGAGGAGGGCGTGGGAACCGTCCGGCGCGAAGGAGACGTCGAGGAAGGAAATGTCGGTCCCGGAGCGCGGGTGGATGAACCCGTAGCTGACGAAGAGCAGGAGCTTTCCGTATACGCCTCCGGCGAGCGCGTATCCGCTTCCGGGCATCCAGTCGATGCTGTAGAGAGTGTCCGTTGTGTCCGAGGGCAATTGCTGGACGGCGGTGTCGTTGACCCTCGCCACGACACCCTGCGTGCCAGCGACCATCGCCTCAGGGGAGGGGCCACCGCGCCAGGATATCGAGAAGAAGGCCGTGGCGGGCGTGCCCGCGCCCGTGAGCTTCGTGACGCAGAAGTCGAGCGGTGGGGGGAGGTGGCGCTCCTCGTATCTGGCGAGCGTGCCGCTGACGCCGCCGATGAGCGCGTAGGCGCCGTCAGGCTTCCAGGCGACGTCGAGATAGTTTACGCCGCCGACCTGCTTCAGGACAAAGTCACGTCCGTCGTAGGCGACGAGCTTCCCGAAGTCTCCGACGAGGAGTGCATACGAGCCGTCGGGCTTCCAGCTCACGCCCGTGTAGTTGACCGTGAGCCCGAGGCCCGTTTCCAGAAGCTCGATGACGGAAGAGGAGTGGTTGTACCTGAGCACGGTGCCGTCCCTGCCGCATATCAGGGCGTAGCCCCCCCCTGGGTGCCAGGCCACGGCGGCTAGCTCGGCCGAGACCGGGCTCTGGAGCTGCCGTAGTCCGCTTCCGTCGAGCCTGAGCACTCGCCCCGATGAGCCCACAATGAGAGCGCAGCTCCCGTCGGGCCTCCAAGCGGCGTCGCTGAAGTCGGACCTCATGGTCGAGGGAATCTCGACGAACTCCACGCCCGTGTACTCGGCCACAAGGCCTCTCGAGCCGACGAGGAGGGCGATGTCCACTCCCGGCTCCCAGACCACGCCCCTCAAAGCGAAAGTCAGGTTGCACTCAAGGGCATGGAGCCCAGATGAGTCGAGAAGGTAGGCCGAGGCGCCGTAGGTTGCGCCGTCCAGCCCTGCGATGAGAGCCGCCGTGCCGTCGCGCTTCCAGGCGGCCGTGTAAAATGTCTTTTGAGGTGCGGTGCCGAGCACCGAGAAGCCCGAGCCGTCGAAGCCCAGCACCGCGCCCCCCCCACCCGCGACGACCGCGTAGGAGCCGTCGGGTCTGAACGCGACAGCGTTAAGGCTCTGGGTGACGCCGGTGCTCAGGGGTGCGCAGGTGCTTCCGTTGAATTTGCAGGCGAAGCCGCCCGCGCCCGTTATCAGGGCAAAGTCGCGGCCCCACGCGACCGCCCTGAGATCAGCGCCCGTGCCGCTCTCAACACGTCTAACGGAAATCGTGTCGTAGACGAGGAGGGTCCCGCGGTCGCCGACTATCACGGCAAAGCTCCCATCGGGGCTCCACGCCGCTGCCCTCAGGGCCACGGAGGTCCCCGTCTCCAGACTCGCGAACGACGAGCCGTCGAAGAGGAGAAGGGTCCCGGACGCGCCCGCGAGAAGGTACATTGGCCGGGAGGGGTGGGCCGCAATCGCGTGAAGGTCCTCGTCCGTCCCCGTCGAGAGCGCGCTGAACGATGGAGGCTGGGCGACGCTGAGGAGGAGTGCAGTCCCCCCCTGACCTGCGATCAGCGCCCTGCTCTCGCCCTCTCTCCAGGCGACCGCGTTGAGGGTGCTGCCGGTCGGGATGGGGTTAAGCCAGACTAGGCTGTCCTCCTCCGCCCTGCCCAACTCGCCGGAGAGGGGCTCTCCGGGACCGGCTCCCGTCGGGGCGGCTCCGGAGAGGAAGAGCGAGACAACAATGAATAGCTCCCGGGCCCTCATGAATTCACTCCTGTGCATAGAATTCCTCGGGCCGATAATAAGGTATTGGTGCAGTGGCCGTATAGAAACCCTCCGAAAAATGTAACAACGGGCCCCCCTATATAGTTATAGCACAACACACAGGAGGGCCGTTGTCATGTCCCAAAAGCTCTCAAGGCTGATAAAGTTTGTCCGACAGGTTAATAGGGCCGTTTCAAGGAGCCGTATGCCCCTCCAAAACAGCAAATTCTCAAACCACATCTACAACAACCATATCCTGACAGCCCTGGCGGCGCTTAGAGAATATCTCCAATTGAGCTATGAAAGGTTCGCGGACTGGCTCCTGACGGCTGGGAGCGAATTGCGCTCTGCGCTCAGACTTCCAGAAAACAGAACACTCCATTTCACGACAGTAAACAAGTTCACTCTCAGGAGCAAACTGCCCCAGCTCAAGAGCATCCTCCGGTCTTTCGCCTCTCTCTGCAAATTGAAAAACCTCCACATAGCCATTGATTCCACCGGCTACAGCCTAAGGCGGGCCAGCCATTATTATATCCTCACCTTTTCCCGCACCTCTCACGATAGTAAAAGGCGCACAAACGATAAGCGGCCATTGAGGAGGTATCTCAAGTCCACCTTCAGCATAGACCATCGCAAGCAATTGGTCATCGCTATTAAGATTCGCCGAGGGCCAGCAAATGATAGTCGTGATTTCGAACCTGTTCTGAACGACTCGGCATCAGGTCCGCAGCGCGTTGTTTCGACGGTCGCAGATAAGGGATATGACGCAGAATCACATCATTTCTTCTGTCGAGAGACTATCGGCGCAGAGTGCATAATTCCTCTATGACGGTCGAAGCACAGGGATGATGAGGTTCATGGGCGGTATCGTCGTATGCTTATGAAGAATTTTCCAAAAGAGAAATACAATCGGCGGGCGATTATTGAGACAGTATTCTCCGTCATGAAACGTCTCATGGGTGATGAAATTGAGGCAAGGAAAACGATCGCTCAAAACAGACAATTATTCTTCCGTGGAATAGCTTACAATGCGCACAGAATGATGGTAATTTTTTTAGTATTTAAGGATTTCTAGGCAGCCTATTACTCGGGTTCTAATATTAATACCTGCAGTTCCTTTGGAAACAGTAATCCGATTAGTCGGCCCTTAGAGCATGCCCACCCTAATTGACCACTGCAATCGCATTTTATGAGAATTCGCCATGAAAATTTTCGAGCGGCTCAGCCCTTGAGCTAGTCCCCTGCTCTGGACGGAACAGGAGAACCGGCTACAAACGTTTTTTCGGGGGCCCGAGTGCGCCCGGAGCCGCCTCCAGTTTCGGAACGAGCTATCCGATTCTCCGCGCAAGCGGCAGCCTTGTCCTTTATGAGAGGGCTTTCCGGAATCCGCCCATATTCCGGGAACAACGATCTCCATTTTGGAGAATTGTCCGGGATGGCCGGGAAATACATCATTGAATGAGGAGTGGAGGCCGACGACCCTGAGCTCGTGGGGTGTGTCCTCGATACGCATCTTCCTGCCCGACGCGAACGCAGTGCCCAGATAATCCCCCGGTCGCTCTCCCGGGCCCTAGGTCATTTCGGGAAACGAGCTCTCCGCCAACCTGGATCGATAAGCTTATTTAGAACTCCGCCAACCCCTCACCCCCCCGCCCCCGCGGCCGCGGCGCGCCGCGCCCTGCCCCCCGCCCTCACGCCCTCCCCGGAGACCTCAGAGTAGTCGGCGAGCATGTCCGCCGCCAGCCTCCTCGGGTCGGTGGTGATCAACCTCCCGCCCGCGGCCGCTGTGACCCTCTCGGCGGCCTCGACGAATATTCTCTCCTTCGGCTCGAGCAGGACGTGGACGAGGCGCGTGTTCCTGAGCCTCCTGAGCTCCGAGGCCTGCGAGAGCGCGTAGGCGAGGCTCCTCTCATAGTCCCCCGCCACCGCCCTCCCGCCCTCAGTGTAGGCCTCAGGGTAGCCGTCGGTGATCAGGTAGAGAATCTTCAGGTCCGCGCGAGCTGGCGCGAGCAGCTCCCTCGCCACCCTGATGGCCTCGCCCGTGTTCGTGAACCCGCCTGGCCGGCTCTCCCAGACCTGAACCAGGTCCATCGGCCTGACCTCGGTGTCGAACCCGATCAAGTCGACGACGTTCCTCCGGTCTCTCCTCTTCACCGCCTTGTACAGCGCCAGCACCGCCCTCTTCGCCGCCTGAATTCTCCCGTTCTCCTCCATCGAGCTGCTCTTGTCGAAGGCTAGAACGACGTGCAGGCTCGCCCCCGAGAGCTCCCGGTTCACCCTGACGTCCTCCTCGCTCAGGGTCCGGCTCCGGGGATGCCTGAGGCGCGCCTCCACAAGGCTCTCGACGATGTCCATTCTGGAGACCTCGTCCAGCGTCCTCAGCCTGTCCCTCTCGTAGGTCCCGAGCTGGAGCGGGGCCCGCCCGAGCGCGAGCGAGTACCTCTGGGGCAGGTTGCGCAGCTCGGCCGCGAGCGCGATGTCGGCGAATCTGTCGATCAGCCTCGCCGTGACCCTGAGCTCCCCGGTCCTCCCGTCCCTCGAGAGAAGTCCCGACCTCTCCAGCCCCTCGGCGAGCCTCTCGCGGACCATCCTCTCGGGCTCCTCGGAGGCGCGCCTGCCCATCTCCCGGAGAAGCCTCTCCCTCTCGCTCGTCGCTTCCTCCTCCCTCCTCCGGTACTCGCCCTCGAGCTCGAGCCTCCTCCTCCTGAGCTCCTCCGCCCTCCTCTCGAGCTCCCTCGCCTCCTCCTCGGCCTCGCGCCTCCTGCGCGAGAGGAGCTCCTCGAGCCTCATCCTGAAGGCCTCCCTCGCCAGCCTCCCGAACGCGCGCAGGCTGAGCCTGCGGGCGAGCCTCATCCTGAGCCTCGCGAGAGGGCCGGCCTCCTTCGCCAGGCGGGCCTCGACACCCCTCCTCAGCTCAGGACTGGTCAGCAGCGCGCCTTCGAACCTCGCCTCCAGGCCCTCGAGGGTCCCGGCGAGACTGGGGAGCTCGACGAGGAGGGACGGCGCGCGGGTCCCCCGCCCCCGCTCCCTCCTGACCCCAAGCCTCATTAGGAGCCAGCGCCAGAACCGGCGGATCGCGCTCGCGACGGCCGCGAGGAAGGCCCTGACGGCGCGCGCAAGCCTCCGCCAGCGCGTCTCAGGCTCCGGCGGGGCGGGCGGCGCGCTCGCGATCGCCTTCACCAGCGGGTCCGCGTAGAGGGCCCTCTCAAGGAGCTCGCCGAGCTCCTCCCGGAGCCTCCTGCGCCTCTCCTCCGCCTCCTCCTCCTCTTTTGAAATTTCGCGGGCTCGCTCCTCCAGTTTGCTCCTCTCCGCTGCGAGCCTCTCGCCCGCCCTGCGCTCCGCCTCCTCCCTGACCCTCTCCGCCTGCCTCTCTAGTAGGGAGCGGAAGCGCCTCACCGCCGCCGCGATTGATGATTCCTCCGCCGCTTTTTCTCTCACGAAGCGGTCCAGCGCCCCCGGGCCCTCCTCGAAGATTCTCTTCACCAGCTCGGCCCTCTCGGCGTCCGTGAGCTCGAGCTCCATGGCCGAGAGCTCGGCGAGGGCCCCGCAGTCGGGGAGCGATAGTCCCCCTCCCGTCAGAATCTTTCCCTCCATTCCCCTTCCAATGCCCTTCGCCCCGCCCCCTCCATCGCTACCTCCGCCGCCCCCTCCACCGCCCCTTTCCACCACCGCTCCCTCTTCGCTTTCCACTCCGCCAACCCCAATAGCTTCGTCGCCATTCCCCCCTCCAGTTCCCCTCCTGATAACTCCACCGCTTTCGCCTCCGGCCCCCTCACCGCCCATCCTCCCCTCACACCAGACCCCATCACCGCTCCTGACGCTCCGGTTACCCGAGGCCCTACCTCTTCTCCTCGCACTCGAAGACGTCCAGCTCCTTGAGGAGCCCGAAGGCCTCGAGCGCGGTTTCAACGTCCCCTAGCCCTCCCCTAAAGCGCTCCCTCGATAGGGCGTAAGAGGCGAAGCGCTGGAACTTCGCCAGCCTCGCGGCCCCCGACGGCCCGGCCCTGAGCGCCTGCGAGCACTCCTCCAGAACCCTCTTGGCTTCGCTCTTGTCCCCCTTCAGAACTTCATTGTAGAAGGTGCACCAGTACTCGAGCCCGGCCCTGTGCAGCGCCACGCCGAACTCCTTTCTCAGGAACTCCTGTACCGTTTTCTCGTCCTGCGCGTAGGAGTCACCGCCCCGTGCGCGGATGTGGCCCAGCATGGCGTCGAGCGCGCCCCTCTTGAAGTGCTCGAGGGAGACGGCGCGGCCAGGCGCGGCGGCCCACGCGGAATTCCGGGCCCCTCCCCTGCCACCACCATTGCGGGCGCCAGCTCCGCTCCCCCCGGCCCCAGAAGTATCGGGGGCCGTGTCGCGGCCGATGTCGAGGGCCGCGTAGGCCTCCGAGCGCAGCGCGATGTCGATCATGGTGCGGTTGCTCCCGACCTCGGATAGCTCGTATATCTCGCCCGCGCTCCTCCGCCATTCCTCGACGAGATAGACCCCGGCCTCGAGGAAGACCTCTGGGAAGAGGACGCGCGCGGGTCTGGCCCCGAGCGCCATATTGACTATCAGCCTGTTCTTCAGGTGGCTCCGGTTGAAGCCGACATAGACGTTTGCCAGACGGTCGCTCAGGGGCTCGGTGATGTTGTCCAGATCCCCCAGATTCGATGTGCAGACCGCGACGAAGGCCGCCGGGAATGTCTCGCGGGACTTCGCGGGCGACACCGTCCCCTCCTGAAGCGCCTGCAGGAGGACGTTCTGGGTCCCGACGGGGAGCTTGCCGATCTCATCGGCGATGAGGAGCCCGCGGTTCGCCTGCAGGAGCTTCCCCGGCTCCAGAACGAGCGGGCTCATCGGGTCGCCGAGCTGCTCGAGCCTGTGCAGGTTGACCGAGCCCGTCAGGTTGTCCGGGAAGACCTCCGACGAGCCCTGTATGCGCGCCATCCCGTGCCCCTCCCTGAGCGTCCCCTCGGCCACGGGCACCGCAGCGGGGTCCACCTCTGAGGCCTTAAAGTCGCGTAGCTCGCCGTGCCTGACGCCTCCGTACTTCATCCTGCAGAATGGGCAGGGGGGCGCGAGGCGCGAGAAAGCCTCGTCGACAAGGCTGAAGGGGTCGTCCTGGACGGGGCAGTCGGCGACGGCCCAGACCTTCTTTGGGAAGAGGGCCCAGACGTCGCGGGCGAGACTGGTCTTCCCTGAGCCCGGCGGCCCGAAGAGAATCACGTGGCTCCCGGCGACCAGCGCGGACGTGAGGCTCTCGAGCGTCTCGAGCGGGAGAATCGTCGTCGGGTAGAGGGACTGGAGCGCCTCCTCGTCGCTCAGGCCGCGGGCGCGGAGTTCATCAAGCATCCCCAAAATTCTTTCCCTGAGCCTCTCGAAAGGCGTCGCGGGCCTTGCGCCCGAGGCGAGCAGTTCGCGCGCGGTTGTGGCGGCCATGACAGTCCCTCATCGAGGGAAGGGCTTACGGGCATTTAAAGGTTGTATTTTTCGGGGCCGGAGTTCTGTCCCCGGCGCCACGTCCTTCGGAGGCGATGCGGGGCCGGCCGGTGCGCGCTCCAGAATTCAGCTGAGCTCCAGCACGTCAGCTCCTGTGCTGACTTTCACTTTCTCATGAAATCTCGCGGGGGGAGTGGCCCCGCGGTCACCTGACCATCACAACCCCCATCAGCGTCCCGCGCGGGACGTCCTCCTTCTTGCACGACGAGCCGATGGGGTAGATGTCCCAGCCCAGCTCGGTCGCGATTCTGTAGGCGTCGATTCCGACCGCCTCCATTGAGGGCCGGGCGCGGAGCTCGTTCCTGCACCTCTCCCCCCTCAGGACCGCACACTCGGCCCTGTGGCAGAAGGTGCTCCTGCAGGAGCCGGCGGCGAAGCCGACCGCCAGATAGTGGCCGTCGTAGAAGGCCATCGACTCTATCGCGCTCACGATGTCGAAGATTTTTTTATAGGCCTCGACGCGCTGCATCACGGTCTCCCTGTCCCGCACGATGACCTCCGGCGGGATATCGAGCTTCAGCACTATCGCATGCCTGTACATCGCCACGAGCGCCCTAGTCTCCTCGGGCCTCAGGGTGTGCGGGGGGCAGTTCGCCGACGTTCCGTAGCCGAAGCACACCGGAACCCTGCACTTCAGCGCGACCCTCTCGTCCACGACGATTCTCGACGCCGGCACGACCCTCGCGTCGGTCGCGCCGAGCCGAATCGCCTCCCGCCTGTAGCGCTCGAGCTGCTCCAGAAGCTCCTCCTCCGGGACCTCCAGCCTGATTTTCGCAACGGGCATTCCGCCCCCTCCCTCCTGACAGCGGGAACGGGGGGCTCTGCTCCCGGCTCGGGGGCAGAACTCGCCCTCCATCCCCCTACCATTAGAGCAAGCGGGTCCCGGGCGGAGGAGTGGGACCATCCTTGCAGGTAGGCGCAGGCCTCCGCCCCACGCCGGGAGGCACGGGCCTCTCCTCGACGATGGAGCTCTCAGGCCCCTCGTCTATTATCCGGGGACCGGGACCGGCGCGCGCGGTCCGGCCCCGGCCCCCGTCCCTCCGTCGCCCACGGGCCTCAGTCCTCGCCCGCGCCCCCCTCCCCGCCCTCCTCGAGGCCCTTGCCCTTCTTCCCGGGCGCCCCGGGGATCTCGCGCTTGGCCGCGATGACATTGTCTATCCTCAATATCATCGTTGCGGCCTCGGTCGCGGAGAGAATCGCCTGCCTCCCGAGCCTGAGGGGCTCGAGCACGCTCTCGGCCTTCATGTCCACGATTTTGCCCGTGAACACGTTGACGCCGGCGTGCCTCTGGCCCTCCTTGTGCGCCTTCCTCAGGTCGATCAGGGTGTTGATCGGGTCCAGACCAGCGTTCTCCGCCAGCGCCCTCGGGACGACCTCGAGGGCCTCTGCGAAGGCCTGCACCGCGAGCTGCTCCCTGCCCCCGACCGTCGCAGCGTAGTCCCTGAGCTTCAGCGAGAGCTCCATCGCGGTCGAGCCCCCGCCGGTGCATATCCTCCCGTCCTCCACGGCCGCCGAGACCACGCTGAGCGCGTCGTGCAGGGAGCGCTCCATCTCGTCCACGACGTGCTCCGTGCCCCCGCGAATCAGGATGGACACGGATTTCGCCCCCTCGCACTCCGTCACGAAGGTCATCTTCTCGTCCCCGACCTTCCTCTCCTCGACGAGGCCGGCCCTCCCGAGGTCGTCGGGGCTCAGCTCGTCGAGCCTCGAGACGATTCTGGCGCCCGTGGCCCTCGCCAGCTTCTCCATGTCGGACCTCTTGAGCCTTCTGGCGGCGTATATCTTGGCCTTCGCCAGATAGTACTGCACGAGGTCGTCTATGCCCTTCTGGCAGAGCACGACGTTCGCGCCCGTGGCCTTTATCTTCTCGGCCATCTCCTTCAGCCGCCTCTCCTCCTCCGCCAGGAAGGCGTTCATCTTCGACGGGTCCCGAATCTCGATCTTCGCCTCGACCTCGGTCTTCTTGATCTCGAGGGCGCAGTCGAGCAGGGCGATTCTCGCCCCCTCGACGACCTTCGGCATCGCCGGGTGCACGGCCTCCTTGTCTATGATTATGCCGCGCACGAGCTCGGTGTCGTCTATGGAGCCCCCGTGCTTCTTCACGACCTGAATGTTCTCGATGTCGGCGACCCTCCTGCCCTCCCTCTCCTCGACTATCGCCGCCACCGCGTCCACCGCGAGCCCCGCCAGCATCTCCTTCGAGTGCGAGGCCCCCTTACTGGATATCGAGGTTGTCGCGAGCTTTTTGAGGGTCTCCCTGTCGTCGGGCTTTATCGGCTCGGCCGCCTCCTGAAGCAGCTCGACGGCCCTGTCCGCGGCCATCCTGAAGCCGGTGGTTATGAGAGTGGGGTGGAGGTTGAGCGATATCAGCTCCTCCGCCCTCTTCAGCAGCTCGCCCGCGAGAACCACCGCGGTCGTCGTCCCGTCCCCGACCTCCTGGTCCTGGGCCTTCGCGACCTCGACCATCATCTTGGCCGCGGGGTGCTCGATGTCCACCTCCTTCAGGATGGTCACGCCGTCGTTGGTTATGACGACGTCGCCCATCGAGTCGACGAGCATCTTGTCCATCCCCCTCGGGCCCAGCGTGGTCCGG
This is a stretch of genomic DNA from Thermoplasmata archaeon. It encodes these proteins:
- the thsB gene encoding thermosome subunit beta, which produces MMGQQVPVLLLKEGTRTEKGRAALMNNIMAARAVADAVRTTLGPRGMDKMLVDSMGDVVITNDGVTILKEVDIEHPAAKMMVEVAKAQDQEVGDGTTTAVVLAGELLKRAEELISLNLHPTLITTGFRMAADRAVELLQEAAEPIKPDDRETLKKLATTSISSKGASHSKEMLAGLAVDAVAAIVEEREGRRVADIENIQVVKKHGGSIDDTELVRGIIIDKEAVHPAMPKVVEGARIALLDCALEIKKTEVEAKIEIRDPSKMNAFLAEEERRLKEMAEKIKATGANVVLCQKGIDDLVQYYLAKAKIYAARRLKRSDMEKLARATGARIVSRLDELSPDDLGRAGLVEERKVGDEKMTFVTECEGAKSVSILIRGGTEHVVDEMERSLHDALSVVSAAVEDGRICTGGGSTAMELSLKLRDYAATVGGREQLAVQAFAEALEVVPRALAENAGLDPINTLIDLRKAHKEGQRHAGVNVFTGKIVDMKAESVLEPLRLGRQAILSATEAATMILRIDNVIAAKREIPGAPGKKGKGLEEGGEGGAGED
- a CDS encoding Ig-like domain-containing protein gives rise to the protein MHRSEFMRARELFIVVSLFLSGAAPTGAGPGEPLSGELGRAEEDSLVWLNPIPTGSTLNAVAWREGESRALIAGQGGTALLLSVAQPPSFSALSTGTDEDLHAIAAHPSRPMYLLAGASGTLLLFDGSSFASLETGTSVALRAAAWSPDGSFAVIVGDRGTLLVYDTISVRRVESGTGADLRAVAWGRDFALITGAGGFACKFNGSTCAPLSTGVTQSLNAVAFRPDGSYAVVAGGGGAVLGFDGSGFSVLGTAPQKTFYTAAWKRDGTAALIAGLDGATYGASAYLLDSSGLHALECNLTFALRGVVWEPGVDIALLVGSRGLVAEYTGVEFVEIPSTMRSDFSDAAWRPDGSCALIVGSSGRVLRLDGSGLRQLQSPVSAELAAVAWHPGGGYALICGRDGTVLRYNHSSSVIELLETGLGLTVNYTGVSWKPDGSYALLVGDFGKLVAYDGRDFVLKQVGGVNYLDVAWKPDGAYALIGGVSGTLARYEERHLPPPLDFCVTKLTGAGTPATAFFSISWRGGPSPEAMVAGTQGVVARVNDTAVQQLPSDTTDTLYSIDWMPGSGYALAGGVYGKLLLFVSYGFIHPRSGTDISFLDVSFAPDGSHALLVGQSGAVARYTIARRTVPKAVISSPKAHSVFEPGASVYFDGANSTPSFGETLRFEWVSNISGAVGSGPRLRAVLQPGRHLVTLFANDTKGRSGSASVPITVLAPNRAPVPIIDSPADGSLHNDTDEILFDGSRSHDPDGDPLMFYWVSSRDGFLGAEPAFYARLSVGEHRVTLWLSDGPDYNVSATVNITIVPFNRPPVARITQPQNGSTFTTRESVRFDASSSYDEDGDELSFYWVSSLSGHLSSSARFSRSLAEGSHRITVWVDDSRGGNASASVEITVVRANEPPGVSIDFPAEGSVLRGEVEFSGTARDPEGAAVSVQVRLDEGEWQEASVAQGSTAAGVVWSHTVSTRALRNGPHILEARASDGEVFSETASLNFTVHNPEWGFSVSVDFPLNATTVRGRITIAGTASRLGSSIQLVELRIDDGPWRPATGTASWEYIWDTTSLKNGWHRITVRAFDGTDHSPELTLFLKVENPGAEPGRGELTTAVVVGIVAAGLAAGGFVALRSRRKEEKIGERWTTRGEEE
- a CDS encoding DUF2284 domain-containing protein — its product is MPVAKIRLEVPEEELLEQLERYRREAIRLGATDARVVPASRIVVDERVALKCRVPVCFGYGTSANCPPHTLRPEETRALVAMYRHAIVLKLDIPPEVIVRDRETVMQRVEAYKKIFDIVSAIESMAFYDGHYLAVGFAAGSCRSTFCHRAECAVLRGERCRNELRARPSMEAVGIDAYRIATELGWDIYPIGSSCKKEDVPRGTLMGVVMVR
- a CDS encoding ATP-binding protein; its protein translation is MAATTARELLASGARPATPFERLRERILGMLDELRARGLSDEEALQSLYPTTILPLETLESLTSALVAGSHVILFGPPGSGKTSLARDVWALFPKKVWAVADCPVQDDPFSLVDEAFSRLAPPCPFCRMKYGGVRHGELRDFKASEVDPAAVPVAEGTLREGHGMARIQGSSEVFPDNLTGSVNLHRLEQLGDPMSPLVLEPGKLLQANRGLLIADEIGKLPVGTQNVLLQALQEGTVSPAKSRETFPAAFVAVCTSNLGDLDNITEPLSDRLANVYVGFNRSHLKNRLIVNMALGARPARVLFPEVFLEAGVYLVEEWRRSAGEIYELSEVGSNRTMIDIALRSEAYAALDIGRDTAPDTSGAGGSGAGARNGGGRGGARNSAWAAAPGRAVSLEHFKRGALDAMLGHIRARGGDSYAQDEKTVQEFLRKEFGVALHRAGLEYWCTFYNEVLKGDKSEAKRVLEECSQALRAGPSGAARLAKFQRFASYALSRERFRGGLGDVETALEAFGLLKELDVFECEEKR